The Henckelia pumila isolate YLH828 chromosome 2, ASM3356847v2, whole genome shotgun sequence genome includes a window with the following:
- the LOC140882196 gene encoding bifunctional riboflavin kinase/FMN phosphatase yields MANSFRKLVSCVILDLDGTLLNTDCIVSDVLRVYLAKHGKQWDGSRAHRVVGKTPYEAATAVVEDYELSISADELLSETSPIFSDQWCNIKAQPGANRLIKHLSGNGVPLVLASNSPKENIETKISHHQGWKESFSFIIGGDEVKSGKPSPEIYIEAAERLKMDPSSCLVIEDSLPGIIAGKEAGMEVVAVPSLPKLSQLFTSADEVINSLLDFQPDKWGLPAFEDWVDGTLPIEPWYIGGPVIKGFGRGSKVLGIPTANLSTEGYSALLSDHPSGVYFGWARLATRGVYKMVMSIGWNPYFNNAEKTIEPWLLHDFNEDFYGEDLQLAIVGYIRPEANFPSLETLIAKIYEDKEIAEKALDLPLYFKYKEDTYLKKSLQHSC; encoded by the exons ATGGCAAATTCTTTTAGGAAGCTTGTGTCTTGTGTTATTCTAGATTTGGATGGAACACTTCTAAATACAG ATTGCATTGTGAGCGATGTTTTGAGGGTTTACTTGGCTAAACATGGGAAGCAATGGGATGGAAGTAGAGCTCATAGAGTTGTAGGAAAGACACCCTATGAAGCTGCCACTGCTGTTGTTGAGGATTACGAACTTTCCATATCTGCAGATGAGCTTCTATCAGAAACTTCTCCAATTTTCTCTGATCA ATGGTGCAATATTAAAGCTCAGCCTGGTGCCAACAGATTAATCAAACATTTAAGTGGTAATGGGGTGCCATTGGTCCTGGCTTCAAATTCTCCGAAGGAAAATATTGAAACGAAGATATCTCACCACCAGG GTTGGAAAGAATCATTCTCTTTTATCATAGGAGGTGACGAAGTCAAGAGTGGGAAGCCATCTCCTGAAAT ATATATTGAAGCAGCTGAAAGACTAAAGATGGATCCTTCGAGCTGTCTTGTAATTGAAGATTCGTT GCCCGGCATTATTGCTGGTAAGGAGGCTGGAATGGAAGTAGTTGCTGTCCCGTCCCTCCCTAAACTGTCCCAACTTTTCACCTCAGCCGATGAGGTCATTAACTCTCTGCTTGATTTTCAACCAGACAAGTGGGGCCTGCCTGCATTTGAAGACT GGGTTGATGGTACTTTACCAATAGAACCTTGGTACATTGGTGGTCCTGTCATCAAAGGTTTTGGCCGTGGCTCAAAGGTCCTTGGAATCCCTACAG CTAACTTGTCCACGGAAGGCTACTCGGCTCTACTTTCTGATCATCCTTCAGGAGTTTATTTTGGTTGGGCCCGTTTAGCCACCCGAGGTGTTTACAAGATGGTCATGAGCATTGGTTGGAACCCTTACTTCAACAATGCCGAGAAAACCATA GAGCCATGGCTGCTTCACGATTTCAATGAGGACTTCTACGGGGAGGACTTGCAACTTGCTATTGTTGGCTATATAAGGCCCGAG GCCAATTTCCCATCACTCGAAACCCTGATAGCAAAGATTTACGAGGACAAAGAAATCGCAGAGAAAGCTCTCGATCTTCCACTGTATTTTAAGTACAAGGAGGACACATACTTGAAGAAAAGTTTGCAGCACAGCTGCTAA